One Phoenix dactylifera cultivar Barhee BC4 chromosome 8, palm_55x_up_171113_PBpolish2nd_filt_p, whole genome shotgun sequence genomic window carries:
- the LOC103718549 gene encoding probable membrane-associated kinase regulator 2: protein MESFNLLKYWRGGGGAALAAAAASMHNTAATTTTVATCVLDPSGETDDEDGHDGDDGPFFDLEFAVPEEDGEGEEGEGVEQKDGSAVAVEAEADEEDEEEREFNFAVSSEGSCGGGLRSDSLSPSDDLFFKGELVPLEPSSIVITSSEADPKPQFAVSLLKSATKLRVFMLGLRKSKSTPVEPNGAPTAPATATEVVAASPKQQSQPQQQSKFFVKFKVEEVPIISLFTRDNSSRNSIGGKAAKPQADSAAAPSSAAADEKKFSKEVVQKYLNKIKPLYIRVSKRYAERLRFSGQLTPGGAAARNEGEETDAEAEVAEPPPAASAASATGTASVVKGQKVNVPAGLKVVCKRLGKSRSASAAVAAVPSPPPQRRDDSLLQQQDGIQSAIAHCKQSFHAAKGSEPPLERSKSDPSDGRSDKGDCV, encoded by the exons ATGGAATCGTTCAACTTGCTCAAGTACTGGAGGGGCGGTGGTGGAGCGGCTCTAGCCGCAGCCGCCGCTAGCATGCACAACACCGCCGCCACCACAACCACCGTCGCCACCTGTGTCCTCGACCCATCTGGCGAGACCGACGACGAAGACGGCCATGACGGCGACGATGGCCCCTTCTTCGATCTCGAGTTCGCCGTGCCGGAAGAAGACGgcgagggggaggagggggaagGTGTAGAACAGAAGGATGGCTCTGCGGTGGCGGTGGAGGCGGAGGCagatgaggaggatgaggaggagagggagttcAATTTCGCGGTGTCTTCGGAGGGTAGCTGTGGCGGCGGCCTCCGGTCGGATTCCCTCTCGCCCTCCGACGATCTGTTCTTCAAAGGCGAGCTCGTGCCGCTGGAGCCATCCTCGATCGTCATCACCTCCTCCGAGGCCGATCCCAAGCCCCAGTTCGCCGTCTCCCTTCTCAAGTCCGCCACCAAGTTACGGGTCTTCATGTTAGGCCTTCGGAAGTCTAAATCCACACCGGTGGAGCCAAATGGGGCTCCCACCGCCCCAGCCACGGCCACGGAGGTGGTGGCGGCGTCACCGAAGCAGCAATCTCAGCCGCAGCAGCAGAGCAAGTTCTTCGTTAAATTTAAGGTGGAGGAGGTGCCGATCATCTCGCTTTTCACCCGCGACAACAGCTCCCGAAACTCCATCGGCGGTAAAGCGGCCAAACCCCAGGCGGACTCCGCGGCGGCGCCGTCGTCGGCTGCGGCGGATGAGAAGAAGTTCTCCAAGGAAGTGGTACAGAAGTACCTTAACAAGATCAAGCCGCTCTACATCAGAGTATCGAAGAGGTACGCAGAGAGGCTGAGGTTCTCCGGGCAGCTGACCCCCGGTGGTGCGGCGGCGAGGAACGAAGGGGAGGAAACGGACGCAGAGGCGGAAGTAGCCGAGCCGCCGCCTGCGGCGTCGGCGGCGTCGGCAACCGGAACGGCCAGCGTCGTTAAGGGCCAGAAGGTGAACGTGCCGGCGGGGTTGAAGGTGGTGTGCAAGCGGCTGGGGAAGAGCCGGTCGGCGTCGGCCGCCGTCGCAGCGGTCCCGTCACCGCCCCCGCAGAGGCGGGACGACTCGCTGCTCCAGCAGCAAGACGGGATCCAGAGCGCCATCGCGCACTGCAAGCAGTCGTTCCACGCGGCCAAAG GGTCCGAGCCGCCGCTGGAGCGGTCCAAGAGCGATCCGAGCGATGGGAGGTCCGATAAGGGCGACTGCGTTTGA